A stretch of Elgaria multicarinata webbii isolate HBS135686 ecotype San Diego chromosome 5, rElgMul1.1.pri, whole genome shotgun sequence DNA encodes these proteins:
- the LOC134399770 gene encoding mid1-interacting protein 1-B-like translates to MEGYFSAVHKMEQTVMFPSLLRGVSFEEQDTAFEADKDLFEYFTQLKSIKQMMEGGWMPLDGRQPGITARVKEPEAKEEADLERLYYYHISALQRVFRQLTGRANTVTSRYNEIMQGINQSKITLSW, encoded by the coding sequence ATGGAAGGTTACTTCTCCGCCGTCCACAAGATGGAGCAAACGGTGATGTTTCCCAGTCTCCTCCGAGGGGTCTCCTTTGAAGAGCAGGACACTGCGTTTGAAGCCGACAAAGACCTGTTTGAATATTTCACCCAGCTGAAATCCATCAAGCAGATGATGGAAGGCGGATGGATGCCTCTCGACGGCCGGCAGCCCGGCATCACCGCCCGGGTGAAAGAACCAGAGGCCAAAGAAGAAGCGGATCTGGAAAGACTTTATTATTACCACATCTCTGCTCTACAGCGGGTCTTCCGCCAGCTGACCGGGAGAGCCAACACCGTCACCTCCAGATACAATGAAATTATGCAAGGGATCAACCAGAGCAAAATTACTCTTTCCTGGTGA